AGTGAGGTTCGCACGCCCGGGCGCATCGGCTGGGAGTTGACTGGTCGCACAACCACCACCGAGACGACCGCGCCCGATGGTTCCGTATCCCGCGAAACGATCGAGCACGGTCGCTCGATCTATTCGACGACAACCGGCAACCAACTCCTCGAGCCCCTCGTCCCGCAACGCAAGATCGTCGAACACGAAGTCCACCGGCCCGACGGCGGCACGGTTATCCAGCGCGATGTGTTCTATCGCGACGTAAACGGTGACTGGAAGCCGGAATCATTCTCGACGAAACAGGCTGACGACGGCAGGATCTAGCGGGCCCGCCCGCAGGGTGTGGCCGGGCAGCTACAGGCGCTCGCGCGCGCCGTAGCCTGTATCGATGTCGTGCCAGAACTCGATGTCGTCTTCGTCGAGTTCCCAACAAAGGTGCACCTCGCGACCGTCGCGGATGTGGGGGAAATCGACGAGCCCGCGGTCGAAATCTTTGATTTGCACGCCCAGTTCCTGGATGCGTCGCAACTGCACGTTGAGCTGCAGCATGTCCATCAAGAGACCCGAAACCTTTTCGCCCCCGACTTCGGCCCCCGACTGTTTTAGATCTCGACTCAGTTCCGCGTCCGTCTTTTGCACGACATCGCGGCGGCGGTGTACGTCCCGAAAAATGCTGCGGAGTTCGGGAAGTAGGGCCCGCGCTTCTTCGAGTGTGAAGTGTTTTTCGAATTGGTAGGGCATAACAGTGCCGGGGACAGCGGAGCTGTGGTCGTTTCAGGGTTTCTTCGTCGCGTGCTCCTGAATGCCTTCCAACGCGGTATTCCACGCGAGGGTTGCGCACTTGACGCGCACCGGAAACTTTAGAACGCCTTCCAAAGCCTTCAAGTCACCCATCTCCTTGCCGCCAAACGGCGCCTCGCCGCGCATCATGTCCAGGAAACCGCCTATGAACTGTCTGGCTTCCGACAGCGTCTTCCCGACAAGCTTCTGCGTCATGATCGACGCGGAAGCCGTGCAGATCGCACAGCCTTTGCCGTCGAACTTCAGTTCGGCAATCTTGTGATCCGCCAGCTTTGCCGTCACATCGATTTCATCACCGCACAATGGATTGGAGTCGTGCGCGGAAATGTCCGAAGGTTCCGCCTTGCCCTTGTTGCGCGGGCGACGATAGTGATCAAGGATGATTTCCTGATAAAGCTCTTCCATCATGGCACGACAAAGCTACCACATCGCGCCAGTGCGGGAAGAAAAAAAGGCGCAAGACTGAAGCAGTAACTGCCACCGTGATCAGGCTGGGAATACTCCCCAATCCAACATTTCCCTCGCCCGGTCGCCCGGTTCGCCAGTGTGGTGTTATGCGGGCTCCCGTAATCAAGGCTGCGAACCGCAGTGCTTTCCCTGCCCAATGCACGACACGGTGCGACGACCCGATGATTAGCGGACAACGATACGTCGGAAATGACCGTGGGTGTTAACACGGACAAGCCCACGGTTGAGCAGGTCTGCGACGACCAGACTCGTCTCGTAATCGTTGCGCGCAAAGCGCGACACGATACTAATGACATCCTGCAGCTTCATAACGTGCTTCTTGACACGATTTTTCATACGACCTCCTGTTATGTTAGACGCATGAAATCCGTTTTCGTTTCAATATTTCTGTAATTCTTTCTACGTGTCGCCGATGTCCTTACCGGCGAGCTCAAACTTCAAGGCTGCCAGGGCCAGATTGATATCATGGATGAACACGATCAGCGATCCGATCAAGCAGATAAGACAGGTAATGAACAACGCGCAGATTAGCCAAACGTTTTCAATCTGTAACAAGGCTGTCACAAACAGCACAATGATCAAAAGGGCAGCGAAAAGCGCACTTAGGGAAGCCAGCGCGATGGACAGGCGGATTAGGCGCGCGCGTCTCCAGAGAACTCGGAGCTGTCCGGTGTTCTTTTCGTGATCAGGCTCGCTCTTATCGGGAACTTCGCGGGCGAGCGTTCTGGTGCGGTCAATAGTCCGTGCCAGCCGATTGGTCATCGTGAGCAGAAGCAGGCCCACGCCGGAAATCAGGATCGTGGGACCGATCGCGGTTTGAAGCACCGGAATTAGTTGCGCTACCGAGAGTGCCTGCATTGGAAAACCAGTTAATAACCCATCGCGCGGCCGGTGGGGCAGGCGCCAAAGAACTTCTTGGCCTTGTGGAGCATGGCGATGAACACATCCACTTCATCACGGGTGTTGTAGAGATAGAAGCTGGCGCGCGCAGTGGCGGCAAGGCCGAGCTTCTTGTGCAGCGGCATGGCGCAGTGATGACCTGCCCGAATGGCGACGCCGTCCTGGTCGGCGAAGGTCGCGATGTCGTGCGGATGCACGTCGCCCAAAGTAAAAGTGACCAGGCCCCCGCGTTTCTCGACGTCCTCCGGGCCGTAGACGGTGATTTCCGGGAAGCCCTTCAAACTATCGAGCGCGTACTGCGTGATTTCCTTCTCGTGCTGGCGAATCTTCTCCATGCCGATACGCGTCAGGTAATCGACAGCGACGCCGAGGCCGATTGACTCGGCAATGTTCGGCGTTCCCGCCTCGAATTTATAAGGCAGATCATTGTACTTCGCGTGGTCGAACCACACTTCCTTGATCATCTCGCCACCGCCCATGAACGGTGGCATCGCCTCAAGAATCGCCCGCCGTCCGTACAGGACGCCACTGGCCGTCGGGCCGCACATCTTATGTCCGCTGAACACAAAGAAATCGCAGTCGAGTGCCTGTACATCCACGGGCATGTGCGGGACACTCTGCGCGCCATCGACGAGAACCACAGCGCCCTTCTTATGGGCCGCATCGGCAATCAACCGAACCGGATTGATCGTGCCCAGAACGTTGGACTGTTGGGTAACAGCTACCAGCCTTGTTCGTTCGGTGATAAGTTTGTCGAGATCGTCAAGCCGTAACGTGCCGTCGGGATTCAACTCGATACGCTTGATCACCGCACCGGTCCGCTCGCACACCTGATACCACGGCACCGTGTTGCTGTGGTGCTCCATGAACGTCAGGAGAATTTCGTCGCCCTTTTTGAGATTGGCATGGGCCCAGGAATACGCGACAAGATTGATGGCTTCCGTGGTGCCGCGTGTAAAAATGACCGACTCGGGCGACGGTGCATTGATAAATTTGGTGATCTTCTCGCGCGCGCGCTCGTATTCCCGGGTGGCGCGCTCCGCCAGCGCGTGGATACCACGGTGCACGTTCGCATTGTATCGCTCGTAGTAGTCGTTCAACGCCTCGATGACGATGCGCGGCTTCTGGGATGTGGCCGCGTTGTCGAAATAAACCAGCGGCTTGCCGTGGACTTTCTGCTGCAACACCGGAAAGTCGTCGCGGATTTCCTCCAACTGCACCTCATCGAGGACTTCAATCATTGCTTCCGCACCACCTTGTCATGAACCAGTTTGGCGAACTCTTTTTGCACCGCTTCCACCTGGATACGCGCCAGCACGGGATCCAAAAATGCCTCGATCAATACGTCGCGCGCCAGTTCCGGCGTCAGCCCGCGGCTGCGCAGGTAAAAAAGCTGGTTCTCTTCCAATTGGCCGACCGTTGCCCCATGCGTGCAGCGCAGTTGGTTCGATTCGATCTCAAGAATCGGTCGCGTGTCACAACGCACCTCCTTGCTGAGCACCAGGTTGCGATTGGCTTGATACGCGTTGGTGCCATTGGCGTTCTTCTCCACCTTGATCACGCCCGTGTAATTGCTGATGGCGGAATCACGCAACACATTCTTGAACATCAGGTCGCTGGTCGTATTGCCCGTCTTGTGGTGCTGCTTGGTGAATTGCCCGAATTGCTGGTTGTGGTCCAGCACGCCGACGGCGTACATGAAACTCATGCCGCCTTCACCTTCCATGACGCATTCGACGTCATAGCGCTGGAACGACGCGCCGAACATGCCGAGCACCCAGTCAATCTCCGCGTCGCGGGCAACGTGGGCACGCTTCACCGTAAAATCATAAACGTTCGGCAAGAAATTCTGCTCGCTGATGTAGTGGAGATGGCCACCTTCCTTCACGAACACTTCCGTACCACTCGCGTGAATGCTTGGCGCGCCGTTGGTGCCCACAGGCGGGCCGCCAATGAACTTCTGCACGAGCGTGGCCTCAGCACCAGGTTCGACGACCACTAATGTATGTGGAAAGCCCGCCGTGTTCTGGCCGACCATCTCGTACACGACTTCAAGTGGCAGTTCGCATCGGACATTGCGCGGCACATAGAGGAACGCGCCACCTTTCCAGAGCGCCGCATGCAGGGCCTGGAATTTTGCAGGCTCGTCGGGGGCGATGCTCTTGCCAAGATAATCCTTCAGCACATCGCCGTGCTTGGCGAGCGCAGTCGCCATGTCGCAAAAGATAACACCCTGCTTGCTCAACTCGGGGGGTAGGGGAGTGAGGCGCTCGACGATGGACGGCTTTTCGACCGACAGCGCGACCTTGTCGAGTTTGAGGGTGCGTATGTCAAAGCGTTGCCACTGCAGATCGCGCCGCGTCGGCAACGGGAGCTTTTCGAATGTCTGCCACGCCGTCCGCCGCTGGGACGTGAGCCAGCCGGGTTCGCCGGAGGCGACGGCTTCGAGGGTCTGTTGAGAGAATCCGGTTGTCATGGGTATCCGAGTCAAATTATCCAGAACGGCTGCGTCAGCCGACGGAACCTTCCATCTGCAGGTTGATGAGCCGATTGATTTCGACCGCAAATTCCATCGGCAACTCCTTGACGATCGGCTCGATGAATCCGTTGACGATCATCGCGACCGCGTCCTCTTTCTTGATGCCGCGGCTCTGCAGATAAAACAGCTGTTCCTCGGAAACATTCGAAACGCTCGCCTCGTGCTCAACCGTTGCGAGGTCGCCGTCGATTTCCATCACAGGATACGTGTCCGAACGGCTGATCTCATCGAGAATCAGTGCATCGCAATTGACCTGCACTCGGCAATTCTTGGCAGCCTCGTTGACCTGCACCAGGCCGCGGTACGAAGCGCGTCCGCCATGGCCGCTGATCGACTTCGAGTTGATGCGCCCCGTGCAGTTCGGCGCGTGGAACACGAGCTTGGCGCCGGCGTCCTGCCACATTCCCTTGTCGGAACTGGCGAGGCTCAGGATTTCACCGTGCCCGCCTTCGCCGAGCATGTAGCACGACGGGTATTTCACCGTGCGCTTCGAGCCGAGATTGCCGTCCACCCATTCCATCACGGAGTTCTTGTAAAGGAACGCCCGCTTGGTCACGAGGTTGTAAACGTCCGTGGACCAATTCTGGATCGTGGTGTATCGGCACCGCGCGCGGTCCTTGACGAAAATCTCGACCACCGCCGAGTGCAACGAATTGGTCGTATACACCGGCGCGCTGCAGCCTTCCACATAATGGCAAAAGCTGTCGTCCTCGCAGATGATCAGAGTGCGCTCGAATTGTCCGAACTGCTCGGCGTTGATGCGAAAGTACACGGACAGCGGCACGTCGCACTTCACGCCCTTGGGAACATACACGAACGAGCCGCCGCTCCAGAACGCGGAGTTGAGCGCCGCGAACTTGTTGTCCTCGGGCGGGATCGACTTGGCGAAGTGCTCCTTGAAAATCTCGGGATACTCCTTCATGCCGTCGTCGCAACTCAAAAAGACCACGCCCCGCTTGGAGAGCGTCTCCTGGATGTTGTGGTACGCCATCTCGCTGTCGATCTGCGCGCCGAGTCCGCCGAGAAGTTTCTGCTCTTCCTTGGCAATGCCGAGCTTGTCGTAAGTGTTCCGAATCTCTATCGGCACATCTTCCCAGCGTCGCGCCGATTTCTCAATCGGGCTGGCGTAATAGGTGATCGCGTCGTAGTCGATGTCGCGCAAGCCGGGCATCCAGTCCGGAATGGTCGCCTTCAAAAACAAATCGAGGCTGCGGTGGCGAAATTGCCGCATCCAGTCCGGCTCGCCCTTCGTATCGCACATGTAATCGATGACTTCGTGCGTTGGCCCCTTCGGGACCTTGTGCCGGGCCTTGATGTTGACGTCGTGGAAACCTTCCTTGTAGGCTCCCGGCAAAACTTGATCAGGTGATGCAGTGCTCATCGCATTAACCTTTCGCTGGCGCGGCCGCGGGCTCCGCGTCCTTGATGATCCAATCGTAGCCGTGCTCTTCGAGGTGCGCGGCCAGATCCGGGCCGCCCGACTTCACAATCTTGCCGTCGACCAGGATGTGCACGAAATCGGGATTGATGTAACGCAGGATCCGCTCGTAATGGGTGATGATCAGGATGCCGAGGTTCGGCCCCCGCAACTCGTTCACGCCGCGCGACACGACTTTCAACGCGTCGATATCCAGCCCCGAATCCGTCTCGTCCATGACGGCGAACTCAGGTTCGAGCATCATCATCTGCAAAATCTCGTTGCGCTTCTTCTCCCCGCCCGAGAACCCCTCGTTGAGGTAGCGCTTCAGGAACTTCTCGTCGATGTCTAGGACCTTCATCTTGTCTTCGAGCTTCTTGTAGAAATCCATGACATCGAGGTCGCGGCCCGCGCGCGCGCTGCACGCCAGCCGCAGGAAATTGGATTGGCGGACCCCCGGCACTTCGCAGGGGTACTGGAAGGCGAGGAACAGCCCTTTGCGGGCGCGCTCGTCGGTCTCCATCTCGAGGATGTTCTCGCCCTTCATCAGGATCTTGCCGCTGGTCACCGTGTACTTCGGATGACCCAGGATCGCGTTGGCCAGCGTACTCTTACCGGAGCCGTTTGGCCCCATCAACGCATGCACTTCCCCCTTGCGAACCACGAGGTCCACACCCTTGAGAATCTCGCGTTCCTCGATCTTGACGTGTAAGTCCTGAATTTCAAACGTATCAGCCATGGTCTGTCTTCCTCGATGGAATTGGACGCCTCATTTCAAATGCGACAATTTTTGTCCGATTCCAACTTCACTATATCGCCACCAGCCAGAGAGTCAAGCGCCCAACGGTAGCCGCCCGGTCTGTCACTCTGAGCGAAGCGAAGAGTCTCCCAACGCTCTCCAGGCTCTCGCAGAGCGAAGTGTGTCCCGCCCAGGCAGGACCCACTCGACTCTCAACTGGTAATCCATTTTTCAACCCCAAAAAACCTCCCCAAACGGGGTTAAAACCCACCCTCGACCCTTCATTTTACCCCCTAAAATTGGATTCGTTTCCAAGAACGAACCCAATTGGTTTTTCATGGTTTTATCGCTGCAACGCCCACGCATATAAATAGTTACACCGAAAATAGCGTCGAAAAAAATTGGGTTCGTTTGGTAGAATTGCATGTTTGATGTGCCGGTGGTCCCAGTCGTCGTAGGGGAGGGTACTTCAAAAGAACTACCCAACAAGCTCGTCACTAGCCAGTCCAGCTTCATGAACACGACCACATCTTACCAAAACGGACCAACAAGTCAATATCAAAATACGATAATCTAACAGTATCGTACCGCTGCCTGGCAACAGAGATTCTTTACGAAACAATTAGGTTATCCCTCAATCGGGTGTAAGCTTCTAGTGGCCTCAGCGAACCGCTTCTCTCCGGCCAATTCTTACGAACCGCGACGCAGTCGGGCAGCCAGACGCAACAACGAACACCGCTGCCAAAGGAGATTTTGTGGCAATCAGCCAAATCAGCAGAGACGAATTGAATCGGTTCCTCACGGAGAAGTACGCGCTCGCCTGTGGATTGTTGGATTGCGAGGCGTTCCAGTCGTGGCATACGCCCTCCAAGGACGAATGGGGCGAGGTGCTGGCCGCCATCAAGAAGATGGTGAAGAAGTGCGACTGGCCGTTGTCCGAGGTCCGACGCGAGGGCGATGACGCCT
This is a stretch of genomic DNA from Verrucomicrobiia bacterium. It encodes these proteins:
- a CDS encoding cysteine desulfurase; translation: MIEVLDEVQLEEIRDDFPVLQQKVHGKPLVYFDNAATSQKPRIVIEALNDYYERYNANVHRGIHALAERATREYERAREKITKFINAPSPESVIFTRGTTEAINLVAYSWAHANLKKGDEILLTFMEHHSNTVPWYQVCERTGAVIKRIELNPDGTLRLDDLDKLITERTRLVAVTQQSNVLGTINPVRLIADAAHKKGAVVLVDGAQSVPHMPVDVQALDCDFFVFSGHKMCGPTASGVLYGRRAILEAMPPFMGGGEMIKEVWFDHAKYNDLPYKFEAGTPNIAESIGLGVAVDYLTRIGMEKIRQHEKEITQYALDSLKGFPEITVYGPEDVEKRGGLVTFTLGDVHPHDIATFADQDGVAIRAGHHCAMPLHKKLGLAATARASFYLYNTRDEVDVFIAMLHKAKKFFGACPTGRAMGY
- a CDS encoding DUF2721 domain-containing protein; this encodes MQALSVAQLIPVLQTAIGPTILISGVGLLLLTMTNRLARTIDRTRTLAREVPDKSEPDHEKNTGQLRVLWRRARLIRLSIALASLSALFAALLIIVLFVTALLQIENVWLICALFITCLICLIGSLIVFIHDINLALAALKFELAGKDIGDT
- the sufB gene encoding Fe-S cluster assembly protein SufB, whose amino-acid sequence is MSTASPDQVLPGAYKEGFHDVNIKARHKVPKGPTHEVIDYMCDTKGEPDWMRQFRHRSLDLFLKATIPDWMPGLRDIDYDAITYYASPIEKSARRWEDVPIEIRNTYDKLGIAKEEQKLLGGLGAQIDSEMAYHNIQETLSKRGVVFLSCDDGMKEYPEIFKEHFAKSIPPEDNKFAALNSAFWSGGSFVYVPKGVKCDVPLSVYFRINAEQFGQFERTLIICEDDSFCHYVEGCSAPVYTTNSLHSAVVEIFVKDRARCRYTTIQNWSTDVYNLVTKRAFLYKNSVMEWVDGNLGSKRTVKYPSCYMLGEGGHGEILSLASSDKGMWQDAGAKLVFHAPNCTGRINSKSISGHGGRASYRGLVQVNEAAKNCRVQVNCDALILDEISRSDTYPVMEIDGDLATVEHEASVSNVSEEQLFYLQSRGIKKEDAVAMIVNGFIEPIVKELPMEFAVEINRLINLQMEGSVG
- a CDS encoding DUF2203 domain-containing protein translates to MPYQFEKHFTLEEARALLPELRSIFRDVHRRRDVVQKTDAELSRDLKQSGAEVGGEKVSGLLMDMLQLNVQLRRIQELGVQIKDFDRGLVDFPHIRDGREVHLCWELDEDDIEFWHDIDTGYGARERL
- the sufC gene encoding Fe-S cluster assembly ATPase SufC, whose protein sequence is MADTFEIQDLHVKIEEREILKGVDLVVRKGEVHALMGPNGSGKSTLANAILGHPKYTVTSGKILMKGENILEMETDERARKGLFLAFQYPCEVPGVRQSNFLRLACSARAGRDLDVMDFYKKLEDKMKVLDIDEKFLKRYLNEGFSGGEKKRNEILQMMMLEPEFAVMDETDSGLDIDALKVVSRGVNELRGPNLGILIITHYERILRYINPDFVHILVDGKIVKSGGPDLAAHLEEHGYDWIIKDAEPAAAPAKG
- the sufD gene encoding Fe-S cluster assembly protein SufD, yielding MTTGFSQQTLEAVASGEPGWLTSQRRTAWQTFEKLPLPTRRDLQWQRFDIRTLKLDKVALSVEKPSIVERLTPLPPELSKQGVIFCDMATALAKHGDVLKDYLGKSIAPDEPAKFQALHAALWKGGAFLYVPRNVRCELPLEVVYEMVGQNTAGFPHTLVVVEPGAEATLVQKFIGGPPVGTNGAPSIHASGTEVFVKEGGHLHYISEQNFLPNVYDFTVKRAHVARDAEIDWVLGMFGASFQRYDVECVMEGEGGMSFMYAVGVLDHNQQFGQFTKQHHKTGNTTSDLMFKNVLRDSAISNYTGVIKVEKNANGTNAYQANRNLVLSKEVRCDTRPILEIESNQLRCTHGATVGQLEENQLFYLRSRGLTPELARDVLIEAFLDPVLARIQVEAVQKEFAKLVHDKVVRKQ
- a CDS encoding SUF system NifU family Fe-S cluster assembly protein, producing the protein MMEELYQEIILDHYRRPRNKGKAEPSDISAHDSNPLCGDEIDVTAKLADHKIAELKFDGKGCAICTASASIMTQKLVGKTLSEARQFIGGFLDMMRGEAPFGGKEMGDLKALEGVLKFPVRVKCATLAWNTALEGIQEHATKKP